TAATCAGTTTCCACTTAGTTTCACTAGTTATTCAGTTAGCTTGGGCCTACATTATTCGAGAGATGCCAATTAGACCGCGTGATACGCTTTCCCATGCGATTTTAGACGTCACAGGTGCAAACAATGGGAATTAAGGTCAGGTTGTAGGGACTTTTAGCGTATCTGAGCACAAAGATCCCCCGTCGCATCGAAATAAACTGATCACGATCTGGCACACCCAACTTAATGTATTTATCCGTTTGTAATGGAGATTTTGAAAAGGTACAATGTATATAAACTCATGTAGgaagcatataataaacaaagAAGGAAATATAGTTAATGTAAAGCGACATTATCTAAGCAATGGCTTTGGTACTTGAATATTTTGACAGTCTATTTAAAAATCGATTCGTTTTTAAATCCCCAATTGTCATCCatcaaatgtttaaaattcaTGTATGTTCATCAATTAAGTGGCGCTCAGCCATTAAACTGGATGACAGGCCTGGTTCTATTTGAGTCGCGAGTAACAAACTGATATCAAATGGCACACATTTCCATAAATAATGCaaagcaatttaaattgcGCCAATGCGCAGTTTTTAAGGCAAGGAAAATTGGAAAAgcgaatgggaatggggaaAACGATTGTGGCTTAGAATGAAAATTAAGCTGAATTCACAGAGATTACTGACGGAAGACAAAATTCAACTATTCCTGATTTCAAATCTCTTTCGAACATAACAAATGTGTAAAAAGTTACGGAAATCGCTGGAATTATAAGTAAACATATATTCGCGGAAATGGATAAACAATGGACGTACTCTTCCGTACGGAAATGAATGCAAAAAATAGATAattctatttaatttaaagcaCATTTATATGTAAATTAGAGTACGTATAATTCAAttcatattaattaatattttactcTTTTTTCCAGCCAGCGAAGGCTGCACCTAGCCATGGAGCCCCCAGCTGCTGGCAATCTGCTGGAGATCATGGACCTGGCCCGCACTCTCCGCCAGGAGCAGCTCTTCATCCAGCAGGAGCAGGCGGCCTTTGCCCAGCTCACTGGAGCCTTTGAGACCAATGCAGGGACCATAACCAAGGTGGGTTTTTCTATTTCCCACAATAACTACTCCTAACACTTTGGCTCGTTCGCAGTTGGCCTTTGTGTGTGCCCAGCAGCGGCAGATACTCAATGAGCTGCTCCTGGCGCGCACAGATCAGGATCCGCTGCTCTTCTGCCGCCGAGCGAGTGCCTACGATAGTGCCCAGTTCGTGGACGCCAAGCAGTTGCTGCCCTATGAGGTGAGGATTAGGAAAGAAGTACCATTATCTGTCTACTAATAATTTGCTTGGTTCATTTCCAGCACGCCTTGGCCTACGAAGATCTGTTCAACTACTTGTACAATACACCCTATTTGTTGGCCCTGTCCCTGGCCACCGCAGATCGCTTATCCCTGCTCTCGGCCAGCCAGCTTGGCCAAATTATTAATACCATAGCGACGGGCCTGTATGGCAATGCCATCAATACCAAGGATGTGGAACTGCTGCTTAAATTGCTGCGGGAACTGATTGAAATTCAATTGCTGACCAGCGAACAGCCCAGGCGTTTGCTGAGAACCAATAGCAGCTCCTTTGCCCGACTTTATCAGCGATTGGTTGAGAGTCTGTTCTCGGCGAGAATTTTCCTAACCGCCGCGCTCCATGCGCCGCTCATGAGTGTGCTGAGTGAGCACGAGATTTGGCTGGATCTGGATCCGCACAAGCTAATGCAGACCTTCACGCCCAAGGAGCGGGAGAAGCGCTTTGGTTGCGAGGGTGATGAGGAATACCAGCGAAATGTGGCTCGCTTTCATGCGGAAACTTTGGGCAAGCTGCACTCCCATGTCCAGGAGTTTGTGAAGAGTTTGCAGCAGAGCTGGGCGCTATTTCCCAGTTCTCTTAGATGGCTACTCCAAACACTGAGCCAACAGCTCCGGCAGTCGTTGCGCCACGAGGAGCAGGAGATCCGCCAGCTGCTCACCGACCTGGTGTTTACACACTTTATTTCACCAGCCATTGCCAGTGCTGATCTCCTGGGCATCATCGATGTTAATGTGAGTGAACGAATGCGGCACAATCTCAATCAGATTGTTAAATTGCTTCAGCGACTGGCACTGAACGATGAGGACAGCGAACTGGTGCAGCTGATGGACCTCTTAATGCTGGGACAGACTGGCGAAGATGTGGTGGCCATATTGCCGCAACAAAGCGACTTCGAGCGTTCCCAATTGGCGATCAATCAAAGGGAGCTAGCGCAGCTCGTGGAGTTCTTTCGTTTACTAACTGCCAGAGACGAATATGACATATCCGTCGAGGAGAGGCAGCGGCTGCAGAGGATTCTCGGCAGGATACCCAAGCAgcaggtgcagcagcagcaaacacCCAAGGATGCGCCAGATTCCCGAGAAAGTCCGGAGAAGAGCAAGAAAAGCAACAAGAGTCTGATGAGCCTAGGCAAAGCCAAAAAGAAACTGGCCAAAGGCATGAGTTTCAGCAGTGGCAGTAGTAACCACAATCCGCTTCCAGTCTCAGAGCCATTGACCAATGGCCAGGCCAACACCTCGAATGGCAGCGGAGGACTGGGTGCTGATCTCGAGCACTGTTCCTCGcacagcggcagcaacaccAGCTTGAGTTCCTGCGGAGCTAACATGCCAACTACAAATGATCCCCTGGACATGTCCGCCTCGTCGGATCCCGTGTTGGTATTCAGCCTCTATAATGCGGGAGCAAAAAGCAAACTGAAACCGCTGACAGAGGAGGAGGTCTTGAAGATGAACAGCATCGGTCAGGATGGCAGTAATCTGCTGCCAGCGGTGGTCACCACTGCTCCCTTGGCGCCATCTTCGAACAACGACGATGTGAGTAGTCTGGAGGCCATGCGACGGCCGCAGGATGATGCATCGATAGGAAATTCGGATAATCTGGAGGCTATCAGTGAGGCGGCACATTCAGTTGCCAGTTCGCTGGACttggaggagcagcaggagcgaGATGTTCACGAAAACGAGGACAATCTCTCCGATATGGTTTCGGCCAATGTGTCGGGCAGGGGAACACCGAACATCAGTGGTCGGGATACACCCTCATCGCAAGTGACTGATGGTGATGGTGCTGGCGGGGATTTGGGCCATCATCATGGTGTTCACGCCCGGGCAGCTGCCAATCCCCAAATGCAAAAGATGCTGCTATCCAAGGCCAGATCTGACATCGAGGATAAGTTCTGCAAATTCGAGCTGAAGAAATTCGAGGGCGACGAAAATGTGAGCATCATATCCGATACTTGGTCCACGGATGTGCTGGCCTCCGATTCGGAGAACACATTGGATGCCACGGTGAGCGAACGCGGAGATAGGGATAGAAATTTCTCCACACCCCTGATACCCTCCGCAGTCGTCCTGCCCGGCGATAACAATTTCGTTGTCGAGGCTTTGGCCCGAGCTGGTCGCGTCTCGGGCGTCCATGGACCACAGTTGGATGCATCCGATCAGCGATCGGAGAGCAATTGGAGCACTGATGTCTTGGCCAGCGATTCGGAGAAGCTGGCTGAAATAGACACCGATGACAATGTTTCCATTACGACCAAATCGGATACGACGGCGCCACAGGCAGCGGTCctcgacgacgacgatgaggaTGAGCAGACGCCCGGCAGCAGTGGTGATGGTGAACCCGATCCGGATCGGGGAAACGGCAGCGAGCGTAGCCAGGAGGATTCGGCCTTCTTCGATGCCGTCAACTCCTATGAGGATGCCAATCTGTATCATGGCGCCTCTTCGCTGGCCAGAAGCTCGGTGCGGACCAGCTATCATGTTCTGGGCGGCGAGAGCAGTTTCCAGCAGCAGTACAAGTGCAGCGGAGCAGATTCCAGTGGTCGCAAGACCACCCCGCTGATGGGTACATCCTGCATGCGTCGCCAAACGTCCGCGGAGAGCAGCATTAGTAATCAGAGCCTGAACTTGGAGGAACCGCCACCGCCGATGGGCAAGCATCATCACCACCACAGAGAGCACCATCATCGCGACTACCATCATCATCACCGGGAGAGGGAGAGGGAGCGGGAGCGGTCGGCACTTAAGAAGAAGAaacaccagcagcaggagAAGGAGCATCGCGATCTCATCGATTTCAGCGACTGCAGCGAGGACAAAGAAGAGCTGGCGAGGAATAGGGATGAGGAGCAGCCACCTGGGTTGGTGCAACAACTGCTTGATATGATTAACCAGGATGAACAGACCGGCGCAGTTTCAAGTTCCTCGCCCAATGTGGAACATCGTCGCATCTCCATCGAACAACGCTCGGCCATCATAGATGGTCGGCGAAATGGCATTCTGGCGGGTAGTATGCGACGCCATCAGAGCTTAAACTACGAGAATCATGAGATTATGCTGAACTCCATGTTGCCCAAAACCGACGATGACAAGCAGGAGATGCTACTTTGTGTGCAGACGCAGCAATTGCAGCTGGAGGAGCGAAGAGGATCAGCCGGCTTAGGGCCAGAGGTGGATGGAGCTAGCGGAATGGCAGCGGCTGGAGGATCGGGCCTGAAGCCACCCACCAAGGCGACCGGAGCCATACCAAAGAGCATTAGTTTCGACGCCAGTGCGGACAAGGACAAGCAGACGTATCATCGGGACGGGGAACGGGATCGCGAAAGGGACAGGGAACGGGAACGTGATCGAGAAAGAGATCGGGTGCGAGACCGCGAACGGGATCGGGAGCGAGACCACCACGGTGCTGGCATATTCAACAAGCTTAGGCAGGGCATCTTCAAGAATCGCCGTGGAGCCAGCGCCAAGAATGCAAGCAACTCCATTAATCAATCGAATCCTACGGCCAGCTCTTCTAGTGTCCAAGCGGATATTCGCAGCGTTAGCTTCGATCCCAGTGCCGGATGCGATAACTTCGGCACCCACTACTGTGATACGAGCGAGGACATCCTGGCCAAGTACCGGCGCAAGGTGAGCAGCTCCAGCGAGGCAACCAACTCCGATTCCACGGGCAATGGCCATGGCGGAGGGCCGACGGGATCCGGAGCTGCCCATCTGCATAAGCACATGAATGGAGGGTGAGTGAATAATGCTCTCAATGTTGTCCCATCTTCTATAGCATTTCGGTGTACCACCTTTCAGGCAAATTCCTGGCGTGGTCTTTGGCTGTGTGAAGCAGAAGCTGCGCACGGTGCTCTCCCGGACGGATCTGCATAGTGGCGATTTCCGCCAAACATCGACCACATCGACAACGATGGCCACACCGCTACAGATCTACCTGCAGATCCAGCTGGCGCAGTGCATCAGCCTGCAGCGATTACCACAGATCTCGCACGTGGCCGAGGCCCTGCGCTGTTTGGCCCAATTGGAGCGACCGCAGCATGGCCAGCTGCTGGCCGAACTGCAGCGGGATCTGGAGCGACGACAAAGCTACCTGCAGTACCTAATGCGACACAGGCAGCAGCTCCTGCTGCGATCGGAGCAACTGGAGCAGCTGGAGGCGCGATTGCGCGGCGAGGCGCGCAGCAGCCAGAGATGTCTGCTGCAGGCACTGGTCCGGATGTATCTGGCTTGGGCCCGCCAGCAGGAGAAGCTGGAGCAGTTCCAAGCGGAGTTCGCCCAGCTGCGGGCCAGCGATGAACGCGTCGAGCTCATCGAGGAGTTTGTGGAGTCCCTGCTGCAGGAGCTGCGCTCCAGTGCCGATCTGCAGGACGAGTGGCAGGTGGACGCTGCACGCGTGGCCATCGAGCGAATGCTGCTGGAGCAGATGTACGAGCAGGTGATGTTCCCCAACGAGGATGCCGATGTGTCGCGGGACGAGGTGCTCTCGGCGCACATTGGCAAACTGCAGCGCTTTGTGCATCCCGCCCATCCGTCGCTGTGCATCGCCCAGGAGTATTTGGGCGAGGCTCCGTGGACGTTTGCCCAGCAACAACTGTGCCACATGGCCGCCTACAAGACGCCGCGCGAGAAGCTGCAGTGCATCATCAAGTGAGTCATGTGTGAAGTTCCCATTTGGTATATCATTGCTTTACATGCCATCGTATCGCACAAAACTTTAGCTGCATCTCGAGCATCATGAGCCTGCTGCGCATGTCCAGTGGTCGGGTGCCCGCTGCGGATGATCTGCTGCCCGTGCTCATATACGTAGTGATAATGGTGAGTCATTAATAGTGAACCATTCGGCGGTTGCTATTAACTAACTAATCCTTTTCCATGTCTGCGCAGGCCAATCCCCCGTATCTGCTGTCCACCGTGGAGTATATCAGCTGTTTTCTGGGCAAAAAGCTGGAGGGCGAGGACGAGTTCTATTGGACGCTCTTCGGATCCGTGGTCAAGTTCATCAAGACCATGGACTATCTAGACTAGCGATATTTGTTAGGGGCCTAGGTGGATGTATTTGTAGATTTGTTTATCGCTTTGTTGTAGCCATTACACCAATCTCCCATCCCACTCTCTCCTCCAGTCgatattttccatatttatatatgtatatgtatatgtatgtctGTGTCTGATATTTGTgtaaaaatttgttaaaaaccATAGTCTAAGTGCAAAAACTGCGGCAGATGTGCGAAGCGATCCAAGTCGAATCGAAGTGGAAACGGAACACCAATCAGTGTGAGATGCCGATGCTGAAGAGGAGATGTCTAGGTTAAGCTTAGCATTGAACGCTAGAAGGCCTTGCCTTACGGATATCCacgatatatatgtatacatatatatatagcgaACTAGAGAGCATATTCttctatttatatatacacgtaccatacatacatacatagatatatGCATGTTTATCGGATCGGTCTAGCCACTGTCATAAGTATGTTTCGGAAACGAACTGCAACTTAATATTCCTTATTGTGTAACacaaaattaaaagccaatattatttcaaattgcTGCATTTTAATGGGGAAAAGAACTCATCCCCTTTTTTGAACCAAAGAAAACCACACGAACTTGGTGAACATTTACATTAGCTTTGTATAAGTTATTGCCCTGCAATTGATTCTCCGCTGATAgtctccgctgccatcaacgcCAACGAACGGTTAAGCGCGACAGCAATACTCCGCTGCGCCGCGGCCGACGcaactgcgccgctgccgacttgattgctagggaattagggaaacattttgtacactagctttagtttcaaatgataaattgcaataaacggtcgcttgcgatcttcaaaattaaatcaaattaactgtaattattaactggcgcccgaacagggacCAGCGAATAAACGCGAACGACAGACAAAATTCTAAGTCGCggagcaaaatcaaaattttgctaaaaaatattcgTTGGTTAAATTGTGCCGAAGAAACTCCCGCGAGTtattaacaaacaaaattcacGGTCGgctatgaaataaaattatttgaaaaaaaatagattttccGGAAGAGGAAAATACTCATCGGCATAGCATTGCCCATTTGTGGATCTCATTTTCTGTCAGGCCAGCCCGCAGAAAACCTTCTTTGGAGTGCTGACGTGGATTCCCCAGTAGCCCAGGCAAAAAGGACAACATTCACCCAGCCAGGAGGAGTGACCGCAACAAtcctatttaaattaaatgcaaaacgaAGAACATCAATTTCATCGaaaaggagaaggaaaagTAGAAGTAGAACGCCGAGAACTAACGGAACTACAGAAGAGCAACACGGATAACAGTTAACAGTTCAACCCAAAACGTAACGGCAGAGGTAAAGACGACGAACGGCAGAGAACGGCTGCGTGAACCAAAGCGCAGACaacaaggaaaaaaaaagaacaacaacagcacagccgtagcagcagcagcagcccgcCAAAAAGAACAGGAATAAGAACACGCTGTCGACGAAGAATCTGAAGCTGAAACAACCGAAGAGGAGGCAGAGAGACTACAAGAACTTGGAAagtacactggaaaaaacatCAGCAACTTAAAATTCAGGCATCCACCCATAATAAAACATaagtataacaaaaaaaaataaagtatattattattattatattattattattatattattattataatattattattattattatattattactattatattattattattatattattattattatattattattattatattattattattatattatcattattatattattattattatattattattattatattattattattattattattgatattattattaatactatATTTTCAACCCAGTTCCTAGAGATCTTCTGAAaggaaaattttccatttactgTTCCTTTCTGGTACACTGTTCTCAAAGCAAAATAACCGCGGTGAGCTAAAATTTTATTgcatgcaaaaataaaaaaaaaaataaataaataaaaataaaaacaaaacaaaagataaataagcaaacacatacacacgcattCCATATTTTCTGCCCACAACTTTTGTTAAGTTCAAATTGGTTTAGGCTTGTTTTGTGCAGGTGTTGTCCGAATTAAAAACCAGTATGGCAAAccctaataatataataagacCATCAGCATTTAGTTCAAATGAAAGACCGGTGCCCTCAGAAAGACACGACCTGCCTGAACAGCATCGCGTAGACATGAGTGTCGAACAGTTGACAGCATTAATTGGCCAAACGGTGGCCCAAGTTTTACCTGGACTGATAAAACAAATGAATAACAATACTCTTGACTTTACTGACGTGAGCGACCAGGTCGTCGAGCCCGAATACAGAAATAATTTAGCGGACTTTGACAGGGTGCCTGATATCGTAAAATCGATCAGGGAATTCTCTGGAAATCCAGCAGAATTTGGGTCTTGGAAAAAGAGCGTTGATAGAATCATGGAGACTTATACCCCATTTGTGGGTACTCCAAAATATTATGGTATACTTCATACcataagaaataaaattgttgGAAGTGCTGATGTGGCACTCGAGTCCTACAGCATTCCGCTGGACTGGAAGGCCATGTCGAGATGTCTCACTCTGCATTACGCAGATAAACGGGACATAACTACCTTGGAATACCAAATGTCAACTTTGGTTCAAGGCCACCAGCAGTCGGTGGAAGACTTCCACCAGGACGTCTACAAAAATCTGTCGCTTATTCTAAATAAAGTCGGCTGCATGCAAATGAGCCGAGAATCCGAGCACTTTGTTACAAAAATGTACAGAGAAAAAGCTCTGGATACTTTTATCAGAGGCCTTCGAGGAGATTTACCTCGCCTTTTGGCAATAAAAGAGCCAGCTGATCTCCCCTCAGCTTTACATTATTGCCTTAAACTTGAAAATCAAACTTTCAGGTCAAACCATGCGGCAAATAAGGGTCAACAGTCGAGTTTCAGAGGAAATGAAAAACCCATACCGGCACCCCGCAATTTTCAGCCGTCGAATGCCTTTGGCCATCGACAGCCTCCACCGGTCCCTCCACGACATCCCATTAGGAGACCTTCACAATATTTTGGCCAGCCATTCCCGGCGCCAAGGCAACATGTGTCTAACTTCGGTAATGCACCGTTCATTCCACCCCGACAAAACTATCaacagcaatggcaacaaTATAATGCCCCACCCCGTCCATTTGCGACCAAACCACAACCAAGACCAGAACCAATGGACGTGGACGGCAGTGTACAGACGCGAAACATTAATTATATGAATAGACCACACTCGGACATAAACAAACGACAAAAGAACTACAACATCCAAACAGTAAACATGAGACAGCCAAGTATTGAAGTATCTGGGTCCAGTTCAAGCATGACAGGCTATCAACGGTCGATGCAAGATTATGAAACCCAGAACAATATAAACGGCACACTAAATGAATACTGTGATGGGCAAATAGACAATTTGGACAGCGAACAACGAGACCACGTGTTGCATTTTTTAGAGTAGAAGACTCCTCATTACCATACTTCGAATGTAGAGTGGGGAGTGGAAAGGTTTTAAGGGTGTTGATTGACACAGGCTCTAATAAAAATTACATCCAGCCCAATTTGGTGACGAACGCGATACCAAATAATAAGCCTTACATAGCTGATACTCCAGGCGGTGATGTAAAAATATCGCATTACAAAAGAGCAAATCTTTTCgatttcgaaataaaattttttttattaccaaCGCTGAAGACTTTTGACGCCATACTTGGCAAAGACACAATGAAGGGAATGGGAGCGCAAATTGATTTGAAGAACCTAACCATGACACTGGAAAACGGGAAAAGAGTTGTTCTCAAAGAAAAACAGTTCGAGGCTGTTAGCACGATTAGTCCGAGAATAAAACACTTAGAGGTAGAACAGagaatgaaattaaataaaataattgattcGTATCCAGGTCTCTTCGCAGACCCCAACCAAAAACTAACCTACACAACAAGTGTAAGGGCAGCAATCCGAACTATATCGGATACGCCAATATACTCAAAATTCTATCAGTACCCAATGTCTCTTAAAGACGAGGTACACAAACAAATTTCCGAACTTTTACACGATGGAATCATTCGACCCTCAAGGTCACCTTACAATTCACCAGTGTGGATTGTACCAAAAAAACTCGACTCCTCTGGCAAGAAAAAATACAGGGTGGTAATTGACTATCGGAAACTTAACATGGTAACGGTAGCGGACAGATACCCTATCCCTGACATTAATGAAGTATTGGCCCAATTGGGAGAAAACAAGATTTTCTCAGTGCTCGATCTGAAAAGTGGGTTTCATCAGATTCTTTTAAAGGAATCTGATATTGAAAAGACCGCCTTCTCCATCAATAATGGAAAATACGAGTTTACACGACTCCCATTcggtctgaaaaatgcaccgtCAATTTTCCAGCGGGCACTGGACGATATCCTTCACGAACATATCGGTAAGATATGTTTCATTTATATTGACGACATCATCATCTTTAGTAAAGATGATGAAACACATTACCAGAACCTTGACACTATTTTCAGAACTCTTCAGCAAGCCAACATGAAATGTCAGTTGGATAAATGCGAGTTTATGAAGAGAAAAGTGGAGTTCCTAGGCTTCGTCGTGTCCGACAAGGGCATTGAAACCAGCCCAACCAAGGTACAGGCAATCTCAGACTTTCCAATTCCAAGGACACTCAAAGAACTGAGATCATTCTTGGGATTATCCGGATATTACAGGAGATTTATTCCTAACTACGCTAAGTTAGCAAAACCACTTAGCTCGCTTTTGAGAGGGGAGGATGGTCGAATTTCCAAGACATTATCGTCAAAAAAATCCGTCTCCCTTAATCGCGAAGCAATAGAAGCCTTCAAGAAATTGAAGAGCAGCTTGGTTTCTCCAGACGTAATACTCCACTACCCGgactttaaaaaagaatttcacctAACAACGGATGCTTCCAATTTCGCAGTAGGCGCCGTTCTTTCACAAGAGAACAGACCCATCTCATTTTTATCGAGAACACTCTCGAAGGCGGAAGAAAATTATGCCACGAATGAGAAGGAAATGTTAGCCATTATCTGGGCTctaaaaaagctaaaaatttACCTTTACGGTAAAGCAAAGGTGAAAATCTTTACTGACCATCAGCCCTTGACCCATTCTCTCAGTAGTTGGAATGGAAATGCGAGGATTAAGAGATGGAAAGCATACCTTGAGGAATATGACTACGAAATTTTCTACAAGCCAGGCAGAGAAAATACTGTAGCCGACGCTCTGTCCAGAGGACCGACAGTCGAACAGATTAACACAGTAGCCTCAACAATGCACAGCTCTGACAGTTCGAGCCATGGGCTGATACCAAGCGTTGAAGCCCCGATAAATGCATTCAAGAATCAAATTTTCTTCAGGGAGTCCGAGTCAGAGAACTACTCATTTAGCATTCCATTCCCGACATTTCAAAGGCATTTAGTAGATCGCAAATTGTTCACACCCGACAGTCTCTTGTCAGATTTGAAAGAATATCTCAACCCATCCGTGATTAATGGAATTTTCACATCTGAGGATGTAATgggaaaaatacaaattctctACCCCATCCATTTTCAGGGTTTCAAGATTAGATTCTGTCAAACCAAAGTCAAAGACCTTGTTAACGAAGCCGAACAAGAGGAAGAAATACTTAGGACACA
The Drosophila mauritiana strain mau12 chromosome X, ASM438214v1, whole genome shotgun sequence DNA segment above includes these coding regions:
- the LOC117147356 gene encoding receptor-mediated endocytosis protein 6 homolog, whose product is MEPPAAGNLLEIMDLARTLRQEQLFIQQEQAAFAQLTGAFETNAGTITKLAFVCAQQRQILNELLLARTDQDPLLFCRRASAYDSAQFVDAKQLLPYEHALAYEDLFNYLYNTPYLLALSLATADRLSLLSASQLGQIINTIATGLYGNAINTKDVELLLKLLRELIEIQLLTSEQPRRLLRTNSSSFARLYQRLVESLFSARIFLTAALHAPLMSVLSEHEIWLDLDPHKLMQTFTPKEREKRFGCEGDEEYQRNVARFHAETLGKLHSHVQEFVKSLQQSWALFPSSLRWLLQTLSQQLRQSLRHEEQEIRQLLTDLVFTHFISPAIASADLLGIIDVNVSERMRHNLNQIVKLLQRLALNDEDSELVQLMDLLMLGQTGEDVVAILPQQSDFERSQLAINQRELAQLVEFFRLLTARDEYDISVEERQRLQRILGRIPKQQVQQQQTPKDAPDSRESPEKSKKSNKSLMSLGKAKKKLAKGMSFSSGSSNHNPLPVSEPLTNGQANTSNGSGGLGADLEHCSSHSGSNTSLSSCGANMPTTNDPLDMSASSDPVLVFSLYNAGAKSKLKPLTEEEVLKMNSIGQDGSNLLPAVVTTAPLAPSSNNDDVSSLEAMRRPQDDASIGNSDNLEAISEAAHSVASSLDLEEQQERDVHENEDNLSDMVSANVSGRGTPNISGRDTPSSQVTDGDGAGGDLGHHHGVHARAAANPQMQKMLLSKARSDIEDKFCKFELKKFEGDENVSIISDTWSTDVLASDSENTLDATVSERGDRDRNFSTPLIPSAVVLPGDNNFVVEALARAGRVSGVHGPQLDASDQRSESNWSTDVLASDSEKLAEIDTDDNVSITTKSDTTAPQAAVLDDDDEDEQTPGSSGDGEPDPDRGNGSERSQEDSAFFDAVNSYEDANLYHGASSLARSSVRTSYHVLGGESSFQQQYKCSGADSSGRKTTPLMGTSCMRRQTSAESSISNQSLNLEEPPPPMGKHHHHHREHHHRDYHHHHRERERERERSALKKKKHQQQEKEHRDLIDFSDCSEDKEELARNRDEEQPPGLVQQLLDMINQDEQTGAVSSSSPNVEHRRISIEQRSAIIDGRRNGILAGSMRRHQSLNYENHEIMLNSMLPKTDDDKQEMLLCVQTQQLQLEERRGSAGLGPEVDGASGMAAAGGSGLKPPTKATGAIPKSISFDASADKDKQTYHRDGERDRERDRERERDRERDRVRDRERDRERDHHGAGIFNKLRQGIFKNRRGASAKNASNSINQSNPTASSSSVQADIRSVSFDPSAGCDNFGTHYCDTSEDILAKYRRKVSSSSEATNSDSTGNGHGGGPTGSGAAHLHKHMNGGQIPGVVFGCVKQKLRTVLSRTDLHSGDFRQTSTTSTTMATPLQIYLQIQLAQCISLQRLPQISHVAEALRCLAQLERPQHGQLLAELQRDLERRQSYLQYLMRHRQQLLLRSEQLEQLEARLRGEARSSQRCLLQALVRMYLAWARQQEKLEQFQAEFAQLRASDERVELIEEFVESLLQELRSSADLQDEWQVDAARVAIERMLLEQMYEQVMFPNEDADVSRDEVLSAHIGKLQRFVHPAHPSLCIAQEYLGEAPWTFAQQQLCHMAAYKTPREKLQCIINCISSIMSLLRMSSGRVPAADDLLPVLIYVVIMANPPYLLSTVEYISCFLGKKLEGEDEFYWTLFGSVVKFIKTMDYLD